The following proteins are co-located in the Salvelinus sp. IW2-2015 linkage group LG36, ASM291031v2, whole genome shotgun sequence genome:
- the LOC111959540 gene encoding phospholipase A1 member A isoform X1 — protein MGMWRMGWKLKTAETFLSILAFYITSTVAGEDEESRSECADFNNTTWLEYRQQGSKLQVQYLLLTRKNTDCASLFSQESLSNNASYFNSSLPTKIIVHGYRALGSKPSWVKQLAQALLRAQDANVVVVDWVYGASFAYNLVVENYKEVAVQISVLINQLQNHGCKLESFHFIGVSLGAHVSGFVGTLFKGEIGRITGLDPAGPMFKGADTFDRLDPSDALFVEAIHTDSDYFGISIPVGHADFFLNGGMDQAGCARSRFESILVYFPVYGYVICDHMRALHVYISALNGTCPLTGIPCSSYEEFLKGRCLGCQGVFNGTCPQIGLLENSGITASPLPQQEKLFLLTTSAPPFCAHHILVQLEVSPLDKTAEVQVTLRTRGLPETEHRLRLETDGTVYRRVIAHLVPLCEIDSIQLKNTGARFYRQGDIHFVSVCISEFPSVGEVESLCVKKIDIRRGSPWNHDFVQLCGND, from the exons ATGGGTATGTGG AGAATGGGCTGGAAACTGAAAACAGCGGAAACTTTTCTCAGTATTTTAGCATTCTACATCACGTCTACAGTAG CAGGGGAGGATGAGGAGTCCAGATCAGAATGTGCTGACTTCAACAACACGACCTGGCTGGAGTACCGTCAGCAGGGCAGCAAGCTACAGGTGCAATACCTACTCCTGACACGCAAGAATACAGACTGTGCCAGCCTCTTCAGTCAGGAGTCCCTCAGCAACAACGCCTCCTACTTCAACTCCTCCCTACCCACCAAGATCATTGTCCATGGATACAg GGCTCTGGGCAGTAAGCCGTCCTGGGTGAAACAGCTGGCCCAGGCTCTGCTGCGGGCGCAGGATGCcaatgtggtggtggtggactgGGTCTATGGGGCCTCCTTCGCCTACAACCTGGTGGTGGAGAACTACAAGGAGGTGGCCGTCCAGATATCTGTCCTCATCAACCAGCTCCAG AACCATGGATGCAAACTGGAGTCATTTCACTTCATTGGGGTTAGCCTCGGGGCACACGTGTCTGGATTCGTGGGGACCCTGTTCAAGGGGGAGATAGGGAGAATCACAG GTCTGGACCCAGCTGGACCCATGTTTAAGGGAGCCGACACGTTTGACCGTCTTGACCCCTCAGATGCACTGTTTGTGGAGGCCATCCACACAGACTCTGACT ACTTCGGTATCTCCATCCCTGTTGGCCATGCTGACTTCTTCCTGAATGGCGGGATGGACCAGGCAGGTTGTGCACGCTCAAGGTTTGAGTCAA TTCTTGTCTACTTTCCAGTGTATGGCTATGTGATCTGTGACCACATGAGGGCGCTCCACGTCTACATAAGCGCACTGAACGGGACCTGCCCACTGACTGGCATCCCTTGTTCCAGCTATGAGGAATTCCTCAAGGGGCGCTGTTTAGGCTGCCAAGGTGTCTTCAATGGCACATGTCCACAAATAG GGTTATTGGAGAACAGCGGTATAAcagcctctcctcttcctcaacaAGAGAAGCTTTTCCTCCTGACAACCTCTGCACCTCCTTTCTGTG cCCATCACATCCTGGTGCAGCTGGAGGTATCCCCCCTGGACAAGACTGCTGAGGTGCAGGTGACCCTAAGAACCAGGGGACTTCCTGAAACAGAGCACAGACTCAGGCT agAGACAGACGGTACAGTTTACAGGAGGGTGATAGCCCACCTGGTGCCACTGTGTGAGATAGACTCCATTCAGCTGAAGAACACTGGAGCACGCTTCTACAGACAGGGAGACATCcactttgtgtctgtctgtatatcaGAGTTCCCCTCTGTCGG AGAAGTGGAGTCGTTGTGTGTGAAGAAGATTGACATTAGACGAGGATCTCCGTGGAACCATGATTTTGTGCAGCTGTGTGGGAATGACTGA
- the LOC111959540 gene encoding phospholipase A1 member A isoform X6 — protein sequence MGMWRMGWKLKTAETFLSILAFYITSTVGEDEESRSECADFNNTTWLEYRQQGSKLQVQYLLLTRKNTDCASLFSQESLSNNASYFNSSLPTKIIVHGYRALGSKPSWVKQLAQALLRAQDANVVVVDWVYGASFAYNLVVENYKEVAVQISVLINQLQNHGCKLESFHFIGVSLGAHVSGFVGTLFKGEIGRITGLDPAGPMFKGADTFDRLDPSDALFVEAIHTDSDYFGISIPVGHADFFLNGGMDQAGCARSRFESMYGYVICDHMRALHVYISALNGTCPLTGIPCSSYEEFLKGRCLGCQGVFNGTCPQIGLLENSGITASPLPQQEKLFLLTTSAPPFCAHHILVQLEVSPLDKTAEVQVTLRTRGLPETEHRLRLETDGTVYRRVIAHLVPLCEIDSIQLKNTGARFYRQGDIHFVSVCISEFPSVGEVESLCVKKIDIRRGSPWNHDFVQLCGND from the exons ATGGGTATGTGG AGAATGGGCTGGAAACTGAAAACAGCGGAAACTTTTCTCAGTATTTTAGCATTCTACATCACGTCTACAGTAG GGGAGGATGAGGAGTCCAGATCAGAATGTGCTGACTTCAACAACACGACCTGGCTGGAGTACCGTCAGCAGGGCAGCAAGCTACAGGTGCAATACCTACTCCTGACACGCAAGAATACAGACTGTGCCAGCCTCTTCAGTCAGGAGTCCCTCAGCAACAACGCCTCCTACTTCAACTCCTCCCTACCCACCAAGATCATTGTCCATGGATACAg GGCTCTGGGCAGTAAGCCGTCCTGGGTGAAACAGCTGGCCCAGGCTCTGCTGCGGGCGCAGGATGCcaatgtggtggtggtggactgGGTCTATGGGGCCTCCTTCGCCTACAACCTGGTGGTGGAGAACTACAAGGAGGTGGCCGTCCAGATATCTGTCCTCATCAACCAGCTCCAG AACCATGGATGCAAACTGGAGTCATTTCACTTCATTGGGGTTAGCCTCGGGGCACACGTGTCTGGATTCGTGGGGACCCTGTTCAAGGGGGAGATAGGGAGAATCACAG GTCTGGACCCAGCTGGACCCATGTTTAAGGGAGCCGACACGTTTGACCGTCTTGACCCCTCAGATGCACTGTTTGTGGAGGCCATCCACACAGACTCTGACT ACTTCGGTATCTCCATCCCTGTTGGCCATGCTGACTTCTTCCTGAATGGCGGGATGGACCAGGCAGGTTGTGCACGCTCAAGGTTTGAGTCAA TGTATGGCTATGTGATCTGTGACCACATGAGGGCGCTCCACGTCTACATAAGCGCACTGAACGGGACCTGCCCACTGACTGGCATCCCTTGTTCCAGCTATGAGGAATTCCTCAAGGGGCGCTGTTTAGGCTGCCAAGGTGTCTTCAATGGCACATGTCCACAAATAG GGTTATTGGAGAACAGCGGTATAAcagcctctcctcttcctcaacaAGAGAAGCTTTTCCTCCTGACAACCTCTGCACCTCCTTTCTGTG cCCATCACATCCTGGTGCAGCTGGAGGTATCCCCCCTGGACAAGACTGCTGAGGTGCAGGTGACCCTAAGAACCAGGGGACTTCCTGAAACAGAGCACAGACTCAGGCT agAGACAGACGGTACAGTTTACAGGAGGGTGATAGCCCACCTGGTGCCACTGTGTGAGATAGACTCCATTCAGCTGAAGAACACTGGAGCACGCTTCTACAGACAGGGAGACATCcactttgtgtctgtctgtatatcaGAGTTCCCCTCTGTCGG AGAAGTGGAGTCGTTGTGTGTGAAGAAGATTGACATTAGACGAGGATCTCCGTGGAACCATGATTTTGTGCAGCTGTGTGGGAATGACTGA
- the LOC111959540 gene encoding phospholipase A1 member A isoform X2, translated as MGMWRMGWKLKTAETFLSILAFYITSTVGEDEESRSECADFNNTTWLEYRQQGSKLQVQYLLLTRKNTDCASLFSQESLSNNASYFNSSLPTKIIVHGYRALGSKPSWVKQLAQALLRAQDANVVVVDWVYGASFAYNLVVENYKEVAVQISVLINQLQNHGCKLESFHFIGVSLGAHVSGFVGTLFKGEIGRITGLDPAGPMFKGADTFDRLDPSDALFVEAIHTDSDYFGISIPVGHADFFLNGGMDQAGCARSRFESILVYFPVYGYVICDHMRALHVYISALNGTCPLTGIPCSSYEEFLKGRCLGCQGVFNGTCPQIGLLENSGITASPLPQQEKLFLLTTSAPPFCAHHILVQLEVSPLDKTAEVQVTLRTRGLPETEHRLRLETDGTVYRRVIAHLVPLCEIDSIQLKNTGARFYRQGDIHFVSVCISEFPSVGEVESLCVKKIDIRRGSPWNHDFVQLCGND; from the exons ATGGGTATGTGG AGAATGGGCTGGAAACTGAAAACAGCGGAAACTTTTCTCAGTATTTTAGCATTCTACATCACGTCTACAGTAG GGGAGGATGAGGAGTCCAGATCAGAATGTGCTGACTTCAACAACACGACCTGGCTGGAGTACCGTCAGCAGGGCAGCAAGCTACAGGTGCAATACCTACTCCTGACACGCAAGAATACAGACTGTGCCAGCCTCTTCAGTCAGGAGTCCCTCAGCAACAACGCCTCCTACTTCAACTCCTCCCTACCCACCAAGATCATTGTCCATGGATACAg GGCTCTGGGCAGTAAGCCGTCCTGGGTGAAACAGCTGGCCCAGGCTCTGCTGCGGGCGCAGGATGCcaatgtggtggtggtggactgGGTCTATGGGGCCTCCTTCGCCTACAACCTGGTGGTGGAGAACTACAAGGAGGTGGCCGTCCAGATATCTGTCCTCATCAACCAGCTCCAG AACCATGGATGCAAACTGGAGTCATTTCACTTCATTGGGGTTAGCCTCGGGGCACACGTGTCTGGATTCGTGGGGACCCTGTTCAAGGGGGAGATAGGGAGAATCACAG GTCTGGACCCAGCTGGACCCATGTTTAAGGGAGCCGACACGTTTGACCGTCTTGACCCCTCAGATGCACTGTTTGTGGAGGCCATCCACACAGACTCTGACT ACTTCGGTATCTCCATCCCTGTTGGCCATGCTGACTTCTTCCTGAATGGCGGGATGGACCAGGCAGGTTGTGCACGCTCAAGGTTTGAGTCAA TTCTTGTCTACTTTCCAGTGTATGGCTATGTGATCTGTGACCACATGAGGGCGCTCCACGTCTACATAAGCGCACTGAACGGGACCTGCCCACTGACTGGCATCCCTTGTTCCAGCTATGAGGAATTCCTCAAGGGGCGCTGTTTAGGCTGCCAAGGTGTCTTCAATGGCACATGTCCACAAATAG GGTTATTGGAGAACAGCGGTATAAcagcctctcctcttcctcaacaAGAGAAGCTTTTCCTCCTGACAACCTCTGCACCTCCTTTCTGTG cCCATCACATCCTGGTGCAGCTGGAGGTATCCCCCCTGGACAAGACTGCTGAGGTGCAGGTGACCCTAAGAACCAGGGGACTTCCTGAAACAGAGCACAGACTCAGGCT agAGACAGACGGTACAGTTTACAGGAGGGTGATAGCCCACCTGGTGCCACTGTGTGAGATAGACTCCATTCAGCTGAAGAACACTGGAGCACGCTTCTACAGACAGGGAGACATCcactttgtgtctgtctgtatatcaGAGTTCCCCTCTGTCGG AGAAGTGGAGTCGTTGTGTGTGAAGAAGATTGACATTAGACGAGGATCTCCGTGGAACCATGATTTTGTGCAGCTGTGTGGGAATGACTGA
- the LOC111959540 gene encoding phospholipase A1 member A isoform X4: MGMWRMGWKLKTAETFLSILAFYITSTVAGEDEESRSECADFNNTTWLEYRQQGSKLQVQYLLLTRKNTDCASLFSQESLSNNASYFNSSLPTKIIVHGYRALGSKPSWVKQLAQALLRAQDANVVVVDWVYGASFAYNLVVENYKEVAVQISVLINQLQNHGCKLESFHFIGVSLGAHVSGFVGTLFKGEIGRITGLDPAGPMFKGADTFDRLDPSDALFVEAIHTDSDYFGISIPVGHADFFLNGGMDQAGCARSRFESMYGYVICDHMRALHVYISALNGTCPLTGIPCSSYEEFLKGRCLGCQGVFNGTCPQIGLLENSGITASPLPQQEKLFLLTTSAPPFCAHHILVQLEVSPLDKTAEVQVTLRTRGLPETEHRLRLETDGTVYRRVIAHLVPLCEIDSIQLKNTGARFYRQGDIHFVSVCISEFPSVGEVESLCVKKIDIRRGSPWNHDFVQLCGND, translated from the exons ATGGGTATGTGG AGAATGGGCTGGAAACTGAAAACAGCGGAAACTTTTCTCAGTATTTTAGCATTCTACATCACGTCTACAGTAG CAGGGGAGGATGAGGAGTCCAGATCAGAATGTGCTGACTTCAACAACACGACCTGGCTGGAGTACCGTCAGCAGGGCAGCAAGCTACAGGTGCAATACCTACTCCTGACACGCAAGAATACAGACTGTGCCAGCCTCTTCAGTCAGGAGTCCCTCAGCAACAACGCCTCCTACTTCAACTCCTCCCTACCCACCAAGATCATTGTCCATGGATACAg GGCTCTGGGCAGTAAGCCGTCCTGGGTGAAACAGCTGGCCCAGGCTCTGCTGCGGGCGCAGGATGCcaatgtggtggtggtggactgGGTCTATGGGGCCTCCTTCGCCTACAACCTGGTGGTGGAGAACTACAAGGAGGTGGCCGTCCAGATATCTGTCCTCATCAACCAGCTCCAG AACCATGGATGCAAACTGGAGTCATTTCACTTCATTGGGGTTAGCCTCGGGGCACACGTGTCTGGATTCGTGGGGACCCTGTTCAAGGGGGAGATAGGGAGAATCACAG GTCTGGACCCAGCTGGACCCATGTTTAAGGGAGCCGACACGTTTGACCGTCTTGACCCCTCAGATGCACTGTTTGTGGAGGCCATCCACACAGACTCTGACT ACTTCGGTATCTCCATCCCTGTTGGCCATGCTGACTTCTTCCTGAATGGCGGGATGGACCAGGCAGGTTGTGCACGCTCAAGGTTTGAGTCAA TGTATGGCTATGTGATCTGTGACCACATGAGGGCGCTCCACGTCTACATAAGCGCACTGAACGGGACCTGCCCACTGACTGGCATCCCTTGTTCCAGCTATGAGGAATTCCTCAAGGGGCGCTGTTTAGGCTGCCAAGGTGTCTTCAATGGCACATGTCCACAAATAG GGTTATTGGAGAACAGCGGTATAAcagcctctcctcttcctcaacaAGAGAAGCTTTTCCTCCTGACAACCTCTGCACCTCCTTTCTGTG cCCATCACATCCTGGTGCAGCTGGAGGTATCCCCCCTGGACAAGACTGCTGAGGTGCAGGTGACCCTAAGAACCAGGGGACTTCCTGAAACAGAGCACAGACTCAGGCT agAGACAGACGGTACAGTTTACAGGAGGGTGATAGCCCACCTGGTGCCACTGTGTGAGATAGACTCCATTCAGCTGAAGAACACTGGAGCACGCTTCTACAGACAGGGAGACATCcactttgtgtctgtctgtatatcaGAGTTCCCCTCTGTCGG AGAAGTGGAGTCGTTGTGTGTGAAGAAGATTGACATTAGACGAGGATCTCCGTGGAACCATGATTTTGTGCAGCTGTGTGGGAATGACTGA
- the LOC111959540 gene encoding phospholipase A1 member A isoform X5, with the protein MGWKLKTAETFLSILAFYITSTVGEDEESRSECADFNNTTWLEYRQQGSKLQVQYLLLTRKNTDCASLFSQESLSNNASYFNSSLPTKIIVHGYRALGSKPSWVKQLAQALLRAQDANVVVVDWVYGASFAYNLVVENYKEVAVQISVLINQLQNHGCKLESFHFIGVSLGAHVSGFVGTLFKGEIGRITGLDPAGPMFKGADTFDRLDPSDALFVEAIHTDSDYFGISIPVGHADFFLNGGMDQAGCARSRFESILVYFPVYGYVICDHMRALHVYISALNGTCPLTGIPCSSYEEFLKGRCLGCQGVFNGTCPQIGLLENSGITASPLPQQEKLFLLTTSAPPFCAHHILVQLEVSPLDKTAEVQVTLRTRGLPETEHRLRLETDGTVYRRVIAHLVPLCEIDSIQLKNTGARFYRQGDIHFVSVCISEFPSVGEVESLCVKKIDIRRGSPWNHDFVQLCGND; encoded by the exons ATGGGCTGGAAACTGAAAACAGCGGAAACTTTTCTCAGTATTTTAGCATTCTACATCACGTCTACAGTAG GGGAGGATGAGGAGTCCAGATCAGAATGTGCTGACTTCAACAACACGACCTGGCTGGAGTACCGTCAGCAGGGCAGCAAGCTACAGGTGCAATACCTACTCCTGACACGCAAGAATACAGACTGTGCCAGCCTCTTCAGTCAGGAGTCCCTCAGCAACAACGCCTCCTACTTCAACTCCTCCCTACCCACCAAGATCATTGTCCATGGATACAg GGCTCTGGGCAGTAAGCCGTCCTGGGTGAAACAGCTGGCCCAGGCTCTGCTGCGGGCGCAGGATGCcaatgtggtggtggtggactgGGTCTATGGGGCCTCCTTCGCCTACAACCTGGTGGTGGAGAACTACAAGGAGGTGGCCGTCCAGATATCTGTCCTCATCAACCAGCTCCAG AACCATGGATGCAAACTGGAGTCATTTCACTTCATTGGGGTTAGCCTCGGGGCACACGTGTCTGGATTCGTGGGGACCCTGTTCAAGGGGGAGATAGGGAGAATCACAG GTCTGGACCCAGCTGGACCCATGTTTAAGGGAGCCGACACGTTTGACCGTCTTGACCCCTCAGATGCACTGTTTGTGGAGGCCATCCACACAGACTCTGACT ACTTCGGTATCTCCATCCCTGTTGGCCATGCTGACTTCTTCCTGAATGGCGGGATGGACCAGGCAGGTTGTGCACGCTCAAGGTTTGAGTCAA TTCTTGTCTACTTTCCAGTGTATGGCTATGTGATCTGTGACCACATGAGGGCGCTCCACGTCTACATAAGCGCACTGAACGGGACCTGCCCACTGACTGGCATCCCTTGTTCCAGCTATGAGGAATTCCTCAAGGGGCGCTGTTTAGGCTGCCAAGGTGTCTTCAATGGCACATGTCCACAAATAG GGTTATTGGAGAACAGCGGTATAAcagcctctcctcttcctcaacaAGAGAAGCTTTTCCTCCTGACAACCTCTGCACCTCCTTTCTGTG cCCATCACATCCTGGTGCAGCTGGAGGTATCCCCCCTGGACAAGACTGCTGAGGTGCAGGTGACCCTAAGAACCAGGGGACTTCCTGAAACAGAGCACAGACTCAGGCT agAGACAGACGGTACAGTTTACAGGAGGGTGATAGCCCACCTGGTGCCACTGTGTGAGATAGACTCCATTCAGCTGAAGAACACTGGAGCACGCTTCTACAGACAGGGAGACATCcactttgtgtctgtctgtatatcaGAGTTCCCCTCTGTCGG AGAAGTGGAGTCGTTGTGTGTGAAGAAGATTGACATTAGACGAGGATCTCCGTGGAACCATGATTTTGTGCAGCTGTGTGGGAATGACTGA
- the LOC111959540 gene encoding phospholipase A1 member A isoform X3, with amino-acid sequence MGWKLKTAETFLSILAFYITSTVAGEDEESRSECADFNNTTWLEYRQQGSKLQVQYLLLTRKNTDCASLFSQESLSNNASYFNSSLPTKIIVHGYRALGSKPSWVKQLAQALLRAQDANVVVVDWVYGASFAYNLVVENYKEVAVQISVLINQLQNHGCKLESFHFIGVSLGAHVSGFVGTLFKGEIGRITGLDPAGPMFKGADTFDRLDPSDALFVEAIHTDSDYFGISIPVGHADFFLNGGMDQAGCARSRFESILVYFPVYGYVICDHMRALHVYISALNGTCPLTGIPCSSYEEFLKGRCLGCQGVFNGTCPQIGLLENSGITASPLPQQEKLFLLTTSAPPFCAHHILVQLEVSPLDKTAEVQVTLRTRGLPETEHRLRLETDGTVYRRVIAHLVPLCEIDSIQLKNTGARFYRQGDIHFVSVCISEFPSVGEVESLCVKKIDIRRGSPWNHDFVQLCGND; translated from the exons ATGGGCTGGAAACTGAAAACAGCGGAAACTTTTCTCAGTATTTTAGCATTCTACATCACGTCTACAGTAG CAGGGGAGGATGAGGAGTCCAGATCAGAATGTGCTGACTTCAACAACACGACCTGGCTGGAGTACCGTCAGCAGGGCAGCAAGCTACAGGTGCAATACCTACTCCTGACACGCAAGAATACAGACTGTGCCAGCCTCTTCAGTCAGGAGTCCCTCAGCAACAACGCCTCCTACTTCAACTCCTCCCTACCCACCAAGATCATTGTCCATGGATACAg GGCTCTGGGCAGTAAGCCGTCCTGGGTGAAACAGCTGGCCCAGGCTCTGCTGCGGGCGCAGGATGCcaatgtggtggtggtggactgGGTCTATGGGGCCTCCTTCGCCTACAACCTGGTGGTGGAGAACTACAAGGAGGTGGCCGTCCAGATATCTGTCCTCATCAACCAGCTCCAG AACCATGGATGCAAACTGGAGTCATTTCACTTCATTGGGGTTAGCCTCGGGGCACACGTGTCTGGATTCGTGGGGACCCTGTTCAAGGGGGAGATAGGGAGAATCACAG GTCTGGACCCAGCTGGACCCATGTTTAAGGGAGCCGACACGTTTGACCGTCTTGACCCCTCAGATGCACTGTTTGTGGAGGCCATCCACACAGACTCTGACT ACTTCGGTATCTCCATCCCTGTTGGCCATGCTGACTTCTTCCTGAATGGCGGGATGGACCAGGCAGGTTGTGCACGCTCAAGGTTTGAGTCAA TTCTTGTCTACTTTCCAGTGTATGGCTATGTGATCTGTGACCACATGAGGGCGCTCCACGTCTACATAAGCGCACTGAACGGGACCTGCCCACTGACTGGCATCCCTTGTTCCAGCTATGAGGAATTCCTCAAGGGGCGCTGTTTAGGCTGCCAAGGTGTCTTCAATGGCACATGTCCACAAATAG GGTTATTGGAGAACAGCGGTATAAcagcctctcctcttcctcaacaAGAGAAGCTTTTCCTCCTGACAACCTCTGCACCTCCTTTCTGTG cCCATCACATCCTGGTGCAGCTGGAGGTATCCCCCCTGGACAAGACTGCTGAGGTGCAGGTGACCCTAAGAACCAGGGGACTTCCTGAAACAGAGCACAGACTCAGGCT agAGACAGACGGTACAGTTTACAGGAGGGTGATAGCCCACCTGGTGCCACTGTGTGAGATAGACTCCATTCAGCTGAAGAACACTGGAGCACGCTTCTACAGACAGGGAGACATCcactttgtgtctgtctgtatatcaGAGTTCCCCTCTGTCGG AGAAGTGGAGTCGTTGTGTGTGAAGAAGATTGACATTAGACGAGGATCTCCGTGGAACCATGATTTTGTGCAGCTGTGTGGGAATGACTGA